A region from the Melopsittacus undulatus isolate bMelUnd1 chromosome 13, bMelUnd1.mat.Z, whole genome shotgun sequence genome encodes:
- the LOC117436926 gene encoding hydrocephalus-inducing protein-like, translated as MGTVQMSTAVRQRVSSSVKVDNPLPVPVTFDINCKVPDVSVPQHFTVPAQSKADLVLEYQPLQTGESSGQLVLQSSDLGSLFYTLQLKATWSRPEKPVYFRTRLGSRQTITTKIRHFAQQKTEYLVQTDCADFQTAKSISAAPASAGGSDLSVEVTFEPCHLGEAKATLQLSSALGGQYCIPLIGLALPPEAQGPFLIPAGGTTSISFRNVFRKATAFQYAVKHPDFTVRAPEVLRAKSSTTITVSFAGGPAPVTSRLVVSCPGGSWIYHLRGLPSPRK; from the exons atgggcaCTGTTCAAATGAGCACCGCTGTTCGGCAGAGAGTGTCCTCCAGCGTCAAGGTGGACAACCCTCTGCCTGTCCCGGTGACGTTTGACATCAACTGCAAAGTGCCCGACGTCAGCGTTCCCCAGCACTTTACTGTCCCTGCACAGTCGAAG gcggATCTTGTCTTGGAGTATCAGCCCCTGCAAACGGGTGAGAGCAGCGGGCAGctggtgctccagagcagcgACTTGGGCTCTCTGTTTTACACgctgcagctgaaagccaccTGGAGCAGGCCAGAGAAGCCCGTGTATTTCCGCACCAGGCTGGGCTCCCGTCAGACCATCACCACCAAAATACGGCATTTTGCCCAGCAGAAGACCGAGTACCTCGTACAG ACCGACTGTGCCGACTTCCAGACGGCAAAATCCATCAGTGCGGCAcctgccagtgctgggggctcGGACCTGAGCGTGGAAGTGACCTTTGAGCCCTGCCACCTGGGCGAAGCCAAGGCcacgctgcagctcagctctgcattggGCGGGCAGTACTGCATCCCACTCATCGGCCTTGCGCTGCCCCCTGAAGCCCAGGgccccttcctcatcccagccggcggcaccacctccatctccttcaggaacgTCTTCCGGAAGGCCACGGCGTTCCAATACGCAGTGAAGCACCCGGACTTCACCGTCAGGGCCCCCGAGGTGCTGCGCGccaagagcagcaccaccatcacCGTATCCTTCGCGGGCGGCCCGgctcctgtcaccagcaggctggtggtctcctgccctgggggctCCTGGATCTACCACCTCCGGGGCCTGCCCTCCCCCCGCAAGTGA
- the LOC117436927 gene encoding hydrocephalus-inducing protein homolog codes for MVKITNTGHFPASFRVDGYVLYNTGFSVCLECVKHLPSCESKTFEVCFDPQSANVPLGKVDVLLPIKVRGGPTFQVRLRAMVAEPSLCVSRDRLEFSAVQCGQCQEETIQLHNTFQVPCKWSISMTDPVQEVDKHLPGSEHQKLLEEMKSVPCGFEVLPSAGSLAPGQQCHVQVRFSPTEEKCYRGELQIQICQSSQRLQVPPLQTPKNDNSPNSLLLPPCAPGEKLTDEAQGRGIKMKVDVVDPPGKVVKLGNVCIGQTVKKMVTVANKSAAPLTFKLRVTSTVPELQEAGVLCLKPSKDLKLKGRGDTCKVEVTFSPKRRMQPFSGEVLLECRGLVRSLCVVRGSCQGSLVNLDQDHLSFGAVVQQSYTCRRVVMRNAGDTRVRFMWDAESFKPDFSISPTKGYISPGMDVPLVVTFRPSKLSQAVQYKGLRCFIQGSEALRLTLAGSCVEAPGPKETLTFICNVRERQSQTILLSNPSSEAWTLQPIIEGKYWKGPELIHLEARQKEKVYQVTYRPLTMSSENKKHQGSIFFPLPDGTGLRYHLEGTAEAPRCSGAISRQVPCRKCHTELIPVSNWLHRPQR; via the exons atggtGAAGATCACCAACACCGGGCACTTCCCCGCATCTTTCCGTGTCGATGGATATGTCCTGTATAACACAG gcttcagtgtgtgcctgGAGTGTGTGAAGCACCTGCCCTCCTGTGAGAGCAAGACATTTGAAGTGTGCTTCGACCCACAAAGTGCCAACGTGCCCCTGGGAAAAGtggatgtgctcctgcccatcaag GTCAGAGGAGGCCCCACATTCCAGGTCCGCCTCCGTGCCATGGTGGCTGAGCCGTCCCTCTGCGtgtccagggacaggctggagttctctgctgtccagtgtgggcagtgccaggaagaaaccatccagctccacaacACGTTCCAGGTCCCCTGTAAATGGTCCATCAGcatgactgatcctgttcaggAG GTGGACAAACATCTGCCAGGGAGCGagcaccagaagctgctggaggagatgaagtctgtgccctgtggctttgaggtgctgccctcagctggaagcctcgctccaggacagcagtgccacGTCCAAGTCCGTTTTTCACCCACGGAAGAG aagtgctaccGGGGCGAGCTGCAGATCCAGATTTGCCAGAGCAGCCAACGCCTGCAGGTGCCG CCCCTACAGACACCGAAAAATGACAACAGCCCCAACAGCTTGTTGCTGCCTCCGTGTGCCCCGGGAGAGAAGCTGACTGATGAGGCCCAAGGAAGGggcataaaaatgaag GTTGACGTTGTGGATCCACCAGGAAAGGTGGTGAAGCTGGGAAACGTCTGCATTGGACAGACGGTGAAGAAGATGGTCACCGTAGCCAACAAGAGTGCAGCCCCTCTCACCTTTAAGCTGAGGGTCACGTCCACCGTGCCAGAGTTGCAGGAAGCTGGG gttctgtgcttgaagcccagcaaggatctaaagctgaagggcagaggagacacCTGCAAAGTGGAGGTGACCTTCTCCCCGAAGCGCCGCATGCAGCCGTTCAGcggggaagtgctgctggagtgccGCGGGCTGGTGCGCTCCCTCTGTGTGGTGCGTggctcctgccagggcagcctcgTGAACCTGGACCAGGACCATCTCAGCTTTGGAGCCGTGGTGCAGCAGAGCTACACGTGCCGGCGCGTTGTCATGCGGAACGCGGGCGACACAAGAGTCAG GTTTATGTGGGACGCGGAGAGCTTCAAGCCAGACTTTTCCATCAGCCCCACAAAGGGTTACATCAGCCCAGGGATGGATGTCCCCTTGGTTGTGACCTTCCGCCCCTCgaagctgagccaggctgtccAGTACAAGGGGCTGCGGTGCttcatccagggcagtgaggcgCTGCGGCTTACGCTGGCAGGATCCTGCGTGGAGGCCCCTGGCCCCAAAGAG ACGCTGACTTTCATCTGCAATGTGCgtgagaggcagagccagaccaTCCTCCTGTCCAACCCGAGCAGCGAGGCctggaccctgcagcccatcattgaggggaaatactggaaagggCCTGAATTGATCCATCTGGAggccaggcaaaaagaaaaggtctaccAGGTCACCTACAGACCCCTAACCATGAGctctgagaacaagaagcacCAG ggctccatcttcttccccctgccgGACGGGACAGGCTTACGCTACCACCtggaaggaactgctgaagcccCCAGGTGTTCAGGGGCCATTTCCCGGCAGGTTCCATGCAGGAAGTGCCACACGgagctcatccctgtgtccaactggcTGCACAGACCACAGAGGTGA
- the LOC117436928 gene encoding hydrocephalus-inducing protein-like has protein sequence MGYIEPGKQQVLKVYYLPGVPGVFCRAFQIQVGHLEPAKICLKGEGTFPRIHLDLPRNIKGNAKYEKILQKAQEKLDKGSQRDEAIALGEAVAAEPHMDDSGTMISFDNWAGRDTGVHFFGAMILPERAGSVPDTEQ, from the exons ATG GGTTACATTGAACCTGGCaagcagcaagtgctgaaaGTCTATTACCTGCCAGGAGTGCCTGGagtcttctgcagggctttccagATCCAAGTGGGTCACCTGGAGCCAGCAAAAAtctgcctgaaaggagaagggaccTTTCCCAGGATCCACTTGGACCTGCCCAGGAACATCAAAG gcaaCGCCAAATATGAGAAGATCCTCCAAAAGGCCCaagaaaagctggacaaagGCAGCCAGAGAGACGAGGCCATTGCTctgggggaggctgtggcagccGAGCCCCACATGGATGACTCGGGCACCATG ATCAGCTTTGATAACTGGGCAGGGAGAGACACTGGAGTTCATTTCTTTGGAGCTATGATCCTgcctgagagagcaggaagtgtcccagacactgagcagtga